The Sphingobium aromaticiconvertens genome has a segment encoding these proteins:
- a CDS encoding nitronate monooxygenase family protein, with product MSLPPLLEGRLSLPLIGSPMFIISQPELVIAQCRAGVVGAFPSLNARPSGVFEQWLQQLTATLTDKDAPFAVNLIVHRSNPRLEEDLALCVQYKVPIVITSLGAREDVNAAIHSYGGIVLHDVIDNRFARKAVEKGADGLIAVAAGAGGHAGTQSPFALVEEIRSWFDGPVALSGAIATGRSIAAAQAMGADLGYMGSAFIATSEANADAAYKQAIVDGSASDIVYSNLFTGVHGNYLKPSIIAAGMDPDNLPDSDPSKMDFAATANGDKKAWRDIWGCGQGIGAIKAVVPAAELVARLRREYDAALARLCNVRA from the coding sequence ATGTCGCTGCCACCGTTGCTTGAAGGTCGGCTGTCGTTGCCCCTGATCGGATCGCCGATGTTTATCATCTCGCAGCCTGAACTGGTGATCGCCCAATGCCGTGCAGGGGTGGTGGGCGCCTTTCCTTCGCTCAATGCCCGGCCATCGGGCGTGTTCGAACAATGGTTGCAGCAACTGACCGCGACGCTGACGGACAAGGATGCGCCCTTTGCCGTCAATCTGATCGTCCATCGCTCCAATCCCCGGCTGGAGGAAGATCTGGCGCTGTGCGTGCAATATAAGGTGCCGATCGTTATCACCTCGCTGGGCGCGCGCGAGGATGTGAATGCGGCGATCCACAGCTATGGCGGCATTGTCCTGCACGACGTGATCGACAACCGTTTCGCGCGCAAGGCCGTGGAGAAGGGTGCCGATGGCTTGATCGCGGTGGCTGCGGGGGCGGGTGGCCATGCGGGTACACAATCCCCTTTTGCCCTAGTCGAGGAAATTCGCAGTTGGTTCGACGGGCCGGTCGCGCTGTCAGGGGCAATCGCTACCGGACGGTCAATAGCGGCGGCGCAGGCGATGGGCGCCGATCTTGGCTATATGGGTTCGGCCTTCATCGCGACGAGCGAGGCCAATGCCGACGCGGCGTACAAGCAGGCGATCGTCGATGGGTCCGCGAGCGATATCGTCTATTCAAACCTTTTTACAGGTGTGCACGGCAACTATCTGAAACCCAGTATCATTGCCGCCGGAATGGACCCCGATAATTTGCCGGATTCCGACCCCAGCAAGATGGACTTTGCCGCTACGGCGAACGGGGACAAGAAGGCGTGGCGCGACATTTGGGGATGCGGGCAGGGGATCGGTGCGATCAAAGCGGTGGTGCCTGCCGCTGAATTGGTAGCGCGGTTGCGGCGCGAATATGATGCCGCGCTGGCACGCTTATGCAATGTGCGGGCCTGA
- a CDS encoding ABC-F family ATP-binding cassette domain-containing protein codes for MAAPILTYENLGLSQGTHWLFRGIDIHVGAKDRLALIGRNGAGKTTLLKLMGGIIEPDEGRRSVVAGTRVILLEQDPDVTPFRTLHDFAMAGEFAPPRHEVEAIADQLGIDLSRDAATASGGERRRAAIARALASEPDLLLLDEPTNHLDIAAIDWLENWLARYNGAFVVISHDRAFLTRLTRQTLWLDRGIMRRNEIGFGGFDQWMEAVYAEEARAADKLDAKLKIEAHWLERGVTARRKRNQGRLAKLWEMRATRAAMTGPQGIAKLAVAADDSKTKSVISASHVTKRFGERTVIDDFTLRIQRGDRIGIVGGNGAGKTTLLKLLTGETQPDEGTIKQAQSLDMIFIDQQRSLMQPDKRVREVLAEGGDWIDVRGVRKHVHGYLKEFLFDPSLAEAKVGTLSGGERSRLLFAREFARESNLLVLDEPTNDLDLETLDLLQEVIADYDGTVLIVSHDRDFLDKTVTVTLGLDGTGVVDVIVGGYADWIAKRDPRKAARAEKKAEVTPSASKPVSVKLSYKDQRDFDLLPKRVEEIEAAIARDEAALADPDLYSKNFARFEALTKAVEKARDEKDAAEMRWLELAEMAEGLKG; via the coding sequence ATGGCGGCACCAATTCTTACCTACGAAAATCTTGGTCTTTCCCAGGGCACGCACTGGCTGTTCCGGGGCATCGACATTCATGTCGGCGCGAAGGACCGGCTGGCGCTGATCGGGCGCAACGGCGCGGGCAAGACCACGTTGCTCAAGCTGATGGGCGGGATCATCGAGCCGGACGAGGGCAGGCGGTCGGTGGTGGCGGGTACGCGGGTCATCCTGCTCGAACAAGACCCGGATGTGACGCCGTTCAGGACGTTGCACGATTTTGCGATGGCGGGCGAGTTCGCGCCACCCCGGCATGAGGTGGAGGCGATTGCCGACCAGTTGGGCATCGACCTGTCCCGTGATGCAGCGACGGCAAGTGGCGGTGAGCGGCGGCGCGCGGCGATTGCGCGGGCATTGGCGAGCGAGCCGGACCTATTGTTGCTGGACGAGCCGACCAACCATCTGGACATTGCCGCGATCGACTGGCTGGAAAACTGGCTGGCGCGCTATAATGGGGCGTTCGTCGTCATCAGCCATGACCGTGCCTTTCTGACCCGGTTGACGCGGCAGACGCTGTGGCTGGACCGGGGGATCATGCGGCGCAACGAGATCGGCTTTGGCGGGTTCGATCAGTGGATGGAAGCGGTCTATGCCGAAGAGGCGCGGGCGGCGGACAAGCTGGACGCGAAGCTGAAGATCGAGGCGCATTGGCTGGAGCGCGGCGTTACCGCCCGGCGCAAGCGCAACCAAGGGCGGCTGGCCAAACTGTGGGAGATGCGCGCGACGCGGGCGGCGATGACCGGGCCGCAAGGCATAGCCAAGCTGGCGGTCGCGGCGGACGACAGCAAGACCAAGAGCGTGATCTCCGCAAGCCATGTGACCAAGCGTTTTGGCGAGCGGACGGTGATTGACGATTTCACGCTGCGTATCCAGCGGGGCGACCGGATCGGCATTGTCGGCGGCAATGGTGCGGGCAAGACGACGTTGCTCAAGCTGTTAACCGGCGAGACGCAGCCTGATGAGGGGACGATCAAGCAGGCCCAGAGCCTGGACATGATCTTCATCGACCAGCAGCGCAGCCTGATGCAGCCTGACAAGCGGGTGCGCGAGGTACTGGCCGAGGGTGGCGACTGGATCGACGTGCGGGGCGTGCGCAAGCATGTCCATGGCTATCTGAAGGAATTTCTGTTCGATCCCTCGCTGGCGGAGGCGAAGGTAGGCACCTTGTCGGGTGGGGAGCGATCGCGCCTGTTGTTCGCGCGGGAATTTGCGCGCGAATCCAACCTGCTGGTGCTGGACGAGCCGACCAACGATCTGGATCTGGAGACGCTGGACCTGTTGCAGGAGGTGATCGCCGATTATGACGGCACGGTCCTGATCGTCAGCCATGATCGCGACTTTCTGGACAAGACCGTCACCGTGACGCTGGGTCTGGATGGGACGGGCGTGGTGGACGTGATCGTCGGCGGTTATGCCGACTGGATCGCCAAGCGTGATCCGCGCAAAGCGGCGAGGGCGGAGAAAAAGGCCGAAGTGACACCATCGGCGTCCAAGCCGGTTTCGGTAAAACTGAGCTATAAGGACCAGCGCGACTTCGATCTGCTGCCCAAGCGGGTCGAGGAGATCGAGGCGGCGATCGCGCGGGACGAGGCGGCTTTGGCCGATCCCGACCTCTATTCGAAGAACTTCGCGCGGTTCGAGGCGCTGACCAAGGCGGTCGAGAAGGCGCGGGATGAGAAGGATGCGGCGGAGATGCGCTGGCTGGAACTGGCGGAAATGGCTGAGGGGTTGAAGGGCTGA
- a CDS encoding SIMPL domain-containing protein yields the protein MKSALALMALAASALPVAAVAQTSVTLAETAPVVTLNVTETVEAAPDMATVGTGVQTRAMTAAQAMGDNATQMTSLINALTKAGIARKDIQTSGINLSPQYDYSGRNPDGSQSPPKFTGYEASNQLTVKLRDIKSVGPMLDKMVAAGATNLSGPTFTISDPTPMIMQAREAALKTAKQQGDFYAKATGYRSTRLLSIAENSSGGRPPMPMVAMRMKAEMADTPVEPGQVSSAVTLTVQYALEK from the coding sequence ATGAAATCCGCCCTTGCCCTGATGGCCCTTGCCGCTTCCGCGCTGCCGGTCGCCGCTGTCGCGCAAACCAGCGTGACGCTGGCCGAGACGGCGCCCGTCGTGACCCTCAACGTCACCGAGACGGTGGAAGCCGCCCCCGACATGGCGACCGTCGGTACCGGGGTTCAGACCCGCGCCATGACCGCTGCCCAGGCAATGGGCGACAATGCTACGCAGATGACCAGCCTGATCAACGCGCTTACAAAGGCCGGCATCGCCCGCAAGGACATCCAGACCAGCGGCATCAACCTCAGCCCGCAATATGATTATAGCGGCCGCAACCCCGACGGCAGCCAGTCCCCCCCCAAATTCACCGGCTATGAGGCATCGAACCAGTTGACGGTCAAGTTGCGCGACATCAAGTCGGTCGGGCCGATGCTCGACAAGATGGTCGCGGCGGGCGCCACCAACCTTTCCGGTCCCACCTTCACCATCTCCGACCCCACGCCCATGATCATGCAGGCCCGTGAAGCCGCGCTAAAAACCGCAAAGCAGCAGGGTGATTTCTACGCCAAGGCAACCGGCTACCGCTCCACCCGCCTGCTCTCGATCGCCGAAAACAGCAGCGGTGGCCGCCCGCCCATGCCGATGGTGGCAATGCGGATGAAGGCCGAAATGGCCGATACACCGGTCGAGCCGGGCCAGGTTTCCTCGGCCGTCACGCTGACGGTCCAGTACGCACTGGAAAAATAA
- a CDS encoding response regulator transcription factor, with protein MRLLIVEDEPSLGQQLKNTLEGAGYAVDLADDGEDGHFLGSTESYDAVVLDLGLPTIDGLTVLDRWRKEGRTFPVLVLTARDSWSDKVAGLDAGADDYLAKPFQSEELIARLRALIRRASGNASSELTAGDVRLDTRSGKVTLNGEPVKLTAQEYKLLSYLLHHKGKVVSRTELIEHIYDQDFDRDSNTIEVFVTRIRKKLGPDVITTIRGLGYSLDEPGR; from the coding sequence ATGCGTCTGCTGATCGTCGAGGATGAACCGAGTCTGGGCCAGCAGCTCAAAAATACACTGGAGGGCGCAGGCTATGCCGTCGACCTCGCGGATGATGGCGAGGATGGGCATTTCCTTGGCTCGACCGAAAGCTATGACGCGGTCGTGCTCGACCTTGGCCTTCCCACCATCGACGGCCTGACCGTGCTCGATCGCTGGCGGAAGGAAGGGAGGACATTCCCGGTTCTCGTCCTTACTGCGCGCGATAGTTGGTCGGACAAGGTGGCCGGCCTCGACGCGGGTGCCGACGATTATCTGGCCAAGCCGTTCCAGAGCGAAGAACTGATCGCCCGCCTGCGCGCGCTCATCCGCCGCGCGTCGGGCAATGCGTCCAGCGAACTGACGGCGGGCGACGTCCGCCTAGACACCCGTTCCGGCAAGGTGACACTCAACGGCGAGCCGGTAAAACTGACCGCGCAGGAGTATAAACTTCTCTCCTACCTGCTCCATCACAAAGGCAAGGTGGTCAGCCGCACCGAGCTGATCGAGCATATTTACGATCAGGATTTCGACCGCGATTCGAACACGATAGAGGTGTTCGTGACCCGCATCCGTAAAAAGCTGGGGCCGGACGTCATCACCACCATTCGCGGCCTTGGCTACAGCCTGGACGAGCCGGGTCGTTAA
- a CDS encoding HAMP domain-containing sensor histidine kinase: MIGIAALWISLLLLGGGVALDRVLTDAITNNFDDGMNYVLTAMIASAEIGPDGEVLFNRPLADQRFLEPNSGLYYQISAPRHEDWRSRSLWDRALAVPPGHADRNFHVYNSKQFPGEDLRIMERTVILPGSKTRWMFMVAAARQGLDGQIKTLRSTLFKSFALLALGLIVLAALQTIYGLLPLRKVRKEIIMMRGGEKSRVTQPMPVEVLPMVEELNALLAHNERQAEEARTHAGNLAHALKTPLTVIMNAATAQSADLGDTVIREATTMRRQVDHHLARARAVGRRGAAQSRADVWPSLEAVERAVRRLYPDVRVDMDGDKTAVVRVERQDLDELLGNLIENAAKYGGGSVFATVQMAGPMVEILVEDDGKGIAEADRIRIFDRGVRLDSGKPGTGLGLAIVRDVAEIYGGTVALDESEDLGGLLVHLRLPAA, encoded by the coding sequence ATGATCGGTATTGCGGCGCTGTGGATCAGCTTGCTGCTGCTAGGCGGCGGCGTTGCGCTCGACCGGGTGTTGACCGACGCCATCACCAACAATTTCGACGACGGCATGAATTATGTGCTGACGGCGATGATTGCCTCGGCCGAAATCGGCCCGGATGGGGAGGTGCTGTTCAACCGCCCGCTCGCCGACCAACGGTTCCTGGAACCCAATAGCGGCCTGTATTACCAGATCAGCGCCCCCAGGCATGAGGATTGGCGCTCGCGCTCGCTCTGGGATCGCGCGCTTGCCGTCCCGCCCGGCCATGCGGATCGCAACTTCCACGTTTACAACAGCAAACAGTTTCCGGGCGAAGACCTGCGGATCATGGAACGCACGGTCATCCTGCCGGGATCGAAAACGCGCTGGATGTTCATGGTCGCCGCCGCGCGCCAAGGGCTGGACGGCCAGATCAAGACGCTGCGCTCTACCCTGTTCAAAAGTTTCGCGCTGCTCGCGTTGGGCCTGATCGTCCTTGCCGCGCTTCAGACCATCTATGGCCTCCTTCCGCTGCGAAAAGTCCGCAAGGAAATCATCATGATGCGCGGTGGCGAAAAAAGCCGCGTCACCCAACCCATGCCCGTCGAGGTTCTCCCGATGGTCGAGGAACTGAACGCCCTGCTCGCCCATAATGAGCGGCAGGCGGAGGAAGCGCGCACCCATGCTGGCAATCTCGCCCATGCGCTCAAGACGCCATTGACCGTCATCATGAACGCCGCCACCGCCCAATCGGCGGACCTAGGCGACACAGTGATCCGCGAGGCGACGACGATGAGGCGGCAGGTCGACCACCATCTCGCCCGCGCCCGCGCCGTCGGGCGGCGCGGCGCGGCGCAAAGCCGCGCCGACGTATGGCCCAGCCTTGAGGCGGTCGAACGCGCCGTGCGCCGGCTATACCCCGACGTGCGGGTCGACATGGATGGCGACAAGACGGCCGTCGTGCGTGTGGAGCGTCAGGATCTAGACGAATTGCTCGGCAACCTGATCGAGAACGCAGCCAAATATGGCGGCGGCAGCGTCTTTGCGACGGTCCAGATGGCGGGACCGATGGTTGAGATACTGGTCGAGGATGACGGCAAGGGCATAGCGGAGGCGGACCGCATCCGCATCTTCGATCGCGGCGTCCGCCTTGATTCGGGCAAACCGGGCACGGGCCTTGGCCTCGCCATTGTTCGCGATGTCGCGGAAATCTATGGCGGCACAGTCGCGCTGGACGAAAGCGAGGATCTGGGCGGTCTGCTCGTGCATCTGCGCTTGCCGGCTGCCTGA
- a CDS encoding YbaN family protein: MRRILYLWAGFASLGLGAIGAFLPLLPTVPFMILAAFCFARSSPALEARLLDHKHFGPHIRRWRERGAISRRGKKAALAAFAFSAVLALLFSPFPWFLIPVAAALIGGTWIWTRPEA, from the coding sequence ATGCGGCGAATCCTCTACCTCTGGGCCGGCTTCGCTTCGCTCGGCCTTGGCGCGATCGGCGCGTTTCTGCCGCTGCTCCCAACCGTGCCCTTCATGATTCTCGCCGCCTTCTGCTTCGCGCGCAGCAGCCCCGCCCTTGAAGCACGACTGCTTGACCACAAGCATTTCGGCCCGCACATCCGCCGCTGGCGCGAGCGTGGCGCGATCAGCCGCCGGGGCAAAAAGGCCGCACTCGCCGCTTTCGCATTCAGCGCTGTGCTGGCGCTCCTTTTCTCGCCATTCCCCTGGTTCCTGATCCCCGTGGCCGCCGCGCTGATCGGCGGCACATGGATATGGACCAGGCCAGAGGCGTGA
- a CDS encoding GNAT family N-acetyltransferase — MHIRLATATDIPALHPVIEGAYRGDSARTGWTFESDILHGPPRTDPARLAAILNSPDDRLLIALEDDKPIGCVQITDCGGGTAYLGLLCIAPLRQAGGLGRQLIDAAEALARDDFATTTMEMTVIDRRTELISYYERRGYTLTGEARPFPIPFDPPLSMAVLAKALAANARLG; from the coding sequence ATGCACATCCGCCTAGCCACCGCCACCGACATCCCAGCCCTCCATCCGGTGATCGAGGGCGCCTATCGCGGCGATTCGGCTCGCACAGGCTGGACATTCGAATCCGACATATTGCATGGTCCACCGCGCACCGACCCGGCAAGGCTTGCTGCCATATTGAATAGCCCTGACGATCGCCTGTTGATCGCGCTGGAGGATGACAAGCCGATCGGCTGCGTCCAGATCACTGATTGCGGTGGGGGCACCGCCTATCTCGGCCTGTTATGCATCGCCCCGCTACGTCAGGCCGGTGGCCTTGGTCGCCAGTTGATCGACGCCGCCGAAGCACTGGCGCGCGACGATTTCGCGACGACCACCATGGAAATGACCGTAATCGACCGCCGCACCGAACTGATCTCCTACTATGAGCGCCGGGGCTATACGTTGACCGGGGAAGCCCGTCCCTTCCCCATCCCGTTCGACCCGCCACTTTCCATGGCGGTGCTGGCGAAAGCGCTGGCAGCGAACGCGCGCTTGGGCTAG
- a CDS encoding YqaA family protein, whose product MLTRLYQWTLAKAAHAHAERWLFAVSFMESSFFPIPPHPLLGLMCLARPERAIRFGFICTVASVLGGLFGYAIGHFLYEAVGQQILTTLGLAAKFPVAACYLRDYGAEIILIKGATPIPFKLITITAGFVGLALFTFLWASIVSRAFQFMLVGFLFWKFGRPIKAFIEKYLALLSGLFLVLIAGGFIAASMLTGGGEKNDRCSNATMATLR is encoded by the coding sequence ATGCTCACGCGCCTCTATCAATGGACCCTCGCAAAGGCGGCCCACGCCCATGCCGAGCGCTGGCTTTTCGCCGTTTCTTTCATGGAGTCGAGTTTCTTTCCGATCCCGCCGCATCCGCTGTTGGGCCTCATGTGCCTCGCTCGCCCGGAACGCGCGATTCGCTTCGGCTTCATCTGTACGGTCGCCTCGGTTCTGGGCGGTCTGTTTGGCTACGCAATCGGCCATTTCCTCTATGAAGCCGTCGGCCAGCAGATTCTGACCACGCTCGGCCTCGCGGCCAAATTTCCGGTCGCGGCCTGCTATCTGCGCGATTACGGGGCAGAGATCATTCTTATCAAGGGCGCAACACCCATCCCCTTCAAGCTCATCACCATCACGGCGGGCTTTGTCGGACTGGCGCTCTTCACCTTCCTGTGGGCCAGCATCGTCAGCCGCGCTTTCCAGTTCATGCTGGTGGGCTTCCTGTTCTGGAAATTCGGCCGTCCGATAAAGGCCTTTATCGAGAAATATCTGGCCCTTCTGTCCGGTCTTTTCCTTGTTCTTATAGCGGGCGGCTTCATCGCAGCCTCCATGCTGACGGGCGGCGGAGAAAAGAACGACAGGTGCAGCAACGCGACTATGGCAACGCTGCGCTAA
- the lnt gene encoding apolipoprotein N-acyltransferase: MDTLLFRHPKLVALLAGLLSATGFAPLNLWPLTLLCLAALILLVERAPDRRAAFFRGWLFGVGHFTLSLNWIAHAFTFQDAMPHWFGYAAVVLLSLYLAVYPALATLGAWWLRRAYFRGTPTFILLLAALWLVTEYLRATLFTGFAWNPLGVIWLPSGVAIAATIIGTYGLGALAILGAGALTLLQYRQFRPAAAILTPLAAIALWGLLTPPTPGPAGAPRIRVVQPNIDQGDKYSAALEQANFRKLTVLTGTPRPAPRLVFWPEAAIPAWLDMEPEWRDRLAGLLGPGDLLMTGGDKVYFKEQDKGLYTDRVLTGANNSLWVVTPSATILARYSKAHLVPYGEYLPMRQLLTPLGLSRLVPGDADFWPGPGPQSLPLTAAPGRSPLKMGVQICYEIIFSGQVVDAANRPDFLFNPSNDAWFGSWGPVQHLAQARLRAIEEAMPTIRSTPTGISAVIDARGHILNALGAKRAGFLDTGLPAAAPPTLFARVGNWSPFVLTLLLLAVAVALRRYPR, translated from the coding sequence ATTGACACACTGCTCTTCCGTCATCCCAAACTGGTAGCGTTGCTTGCGGGTCTTCTCTCAGCCACAGGCTTCGCGCCACTCAATTTGTGGCCGCTCACGCTACTGTGCCTCGCCGCTCTCATCCTTCTGGTCGAGCGCGCACCCGACCGTCGCGCAGCCTTCTTTCGCGGCTGGCTCTTTGGCGTCGGCCATTTCACGCTGAGCCTCAACTGGATCGCCCACGCCTTTACCTTTCAGGACGCGATGCCACATTGGTTCGGCTATGCCGCAGTGGTGCTTCTCTCCCTCTACCTCGCCGTCTACCCGGCGCTGGCGACGCTGGGCGCGTGGTGGCTCCGTCGCGCCTATTTTCGGGGCACGCCAACCTTCATTCTGCTCCTGGCGGCACTCTGGCTCGTCACTGAATATCTGCGCGCGACCCTTTTCACCGGTTTCGCCTGGAACCCGCTCGGCGTTATCTGGCTGCCCAGCGGTGTCGCCATCGCAGCGACTATCATCGGCACTTATGGCCTTGGCGCACTCGCAATACTCGGCGCGGGCGCGCTCACGCTGCTCCAGTACCGCCAGTTCCGTCCAGCCGCCGCCATCCTGACACCACTGGCCGCCATCGCCCTCTGGGGCCTGCTCACGCCACCGACACCCGGCCCCGCCGGCGCGCCCCGCATCCGGGTGGTCCAGCCCAATATCGACCAGGGCGACAAATATAGCGCTGCACTGGAACAGGCGAATTTCCGCAAGCTGACGGTTCTTACCGGCACCCCACGCCCCGCCCCACGCCTGGTCTTCTGGCCAGAAGCCGCGATCCCCGCCTGGCTCGACATGGAACCCGAATGGCGTGACCGCCTCGCAGGGCTACTGGGTCCGGGCGATCTGCTGATGACTGGCGGAGACAAGGTCTATTTCAAGGAGCAGGACAAGGGTCTTTATACCGATCGCGTACTTACGGGCGCGAACAACAGCCTGTGGGTGGTGACGCCCAGCGCCACGATCCTCGCCCGTTATAGCAAGGCGCATCTGGTGCCCTATGGCGAATATCTGCCCATGCGCCAGTTGCTGACCCCCCTCGGCCTATCGCGCCTCGTCCCCGGAGACGCGGATTTCTGGCCCGGCCCCGGCCCGCAAAGCCTGCCGCTTACCGCTGCCCCCGGTCGCTCCCCGCTCAAAATGGGCGTGCAAATCTGTTACGAAATCATCTTTTCGGGACAGGTGGTCGACGCCGCCAACCGCCCCGATTTCCTCTTTAATCCCTCGAACGACGCCTGGTTCGGCAGTTGGGGACCGGTCCAGCATCTCGCGCAGGCCCGCCTCCGTGCAATCGAGGAAGCGATGCCCACGATCCGCTCTACCCCTACCGGCATCTCGGCGGTGATCGACGCGCGCGGCCATATTCTCAACGCGCTGGGCGCCAAACGCGCGGGTTTCCTGGACACGGGCCTGCCTGCCGCCGCCCCGCCTACCCTGTTCGCACGCGTTGGCAATTGGTCGCCCTTCGTGCTGACTCTGCTCCTTCTAGCCGTTGCGGTTGCACTGCGTCGTTACCCACGCTAA
- the metK gene encoding methionine adenosyltransferase, translating to MRNHFLFTSESVSEGHPDKVADQISDAIVDLFLSKDPEARIACETLTTTQLVVLAGEIRCKGVYENGAWAPGAKEEIEATVRATVKRIGYEQDGFHWESFRFENNLHGQSAHIAQGVDESGNKDEGAGDQGIMFGYASDETPDLMPATLYYSHKILERMAADRHAKVVDFLEPDAKSQVTLEYVNEKPVRATALVVSTQHAAGMNDDESRAKLRAYVKGVMTDVLPEGWLPEEEQIYVNPTGLFEIGGPDGDAGLTGRKIIVDTYGGASPHGGGAFSGKDPTKVDRSAAYITRYLAKNIVAAGLARRCTIQLSYAIGVAEPLSLYVDTHGTGTVSEDAIEAVLPTLVRLTPKGIRTHLGLNKPIYQSTAAYGHFGRKPDGDYFPWEKTDLVEKLKAAF from the coding sequence ATGCGCAACCATTTCCTCTTCACATCCGAATCCGTTTCCGAAGGCCATCCCGACAAGGTTGCCGACCAGATTTCGGACGCCATCGTCGACCTGTTCCTGTCCAAGGACCCGGAAGCACGCATCGCGTGCGAGACACTGACGACCACGCAGTTGGTCGTCCTTGCGGGTGAAATCCGCTGCAAGGGCGTCTATGAAAATGGTGCGTGGGCACCCGGTGCTAAGGAAGAGATCGAGGCGACCGTCCGCGCGACGGTGAAGCGCATCGGTTACGAACAGGATGGCTTCCACTGGGAGAGCTTCCGCTTCGAAAACAACCTGCATGGCCAGTCCGCCCATATCGCACAAGGCGTCGATGAAAGCGGCAACAAGGACGAGGGCGCAGGCGATCAGGGCATCATGTTCGGCTATGCCAGCGATGAAACCCCCGACCTCATGCCCGCCACTCTCTATTACAGCCACAAGATCCTGGAGCGCATGGCTGCTGACCGCCATGCGAAGGTCGTCGACTTCCTGGAGCCTGACGCCAAGAGCCAGGTGACGCTTGAATATGTTAACGAAAAGCCGGTTCGCGCCACCGCGCTGGTCGTCTCGACCCAGCATGCCGCAGGCATGAACGATGATGAAAGCCGCGCCAAGCTGCGCGCTTATGTCAAGGGCGTGATGACCGACGTCCTGCCAGAAGGCTGGCTGCCGGAAGAAGAGCAGATCTACGTCAACCCGACCGGCTTGTTCGAAATCGGCGGCCCTGACGGCGACGCGGGCCTCACCGGCCGCAAGATCATCGTCGACACTTATGGCGGCGCCTCGCCCCATGGCGGCGGCGCGTTCAGCGGCAAGGATCCGACCAAGGTCGATCGCTCGGCCGCCTATATCACCCGCTATCTCGCAAAAAACATCGTTGCCGCCGGCCTCGCCCGCCGCTGCACGATCCAACTAAGCTATGCCATCGGCGTGGCAGAGCCGCTTTCGCTCTATGTGGACACTCACGGCACTGGCACGGTGTCGGAGGATGCGATCGAGGCGGTTCTGCCGACCCTCGTCCGCCTGACGCCCAAGGGCATCCGCACCCATCTCGGCCTCAACAAGCCGATCTATCAGTCCACCGCCGCCTATGGCCATTTCGGCCGCAAGCCCGACGGCGACTACTTCCCCTGGGAAAAGACCGATCTGGTGGAAAAGCTCAAGGCTGCGTTCTGA
- the trmB gene encoding tRNA (guanine(46)-N(7))-methyltransferase TrmB produces the protein MTAHKSGDPTTLNRLYGRQSGHKLRAGQQELVDTLLPALALPEEGPITAADTFGYDRPLHFEIGFGGGEHMAYRADMLPDHGFIGCEPFLNGVVTALAHVRDKALGNVRIHMGDALEILARIPDGSLSFVYLLHPDPWPKARHAKRRMMNPGPVAMIAKKLKPGGEFRFGTDHPVYLRWALMVMNGHPDFDWLASDPQDFLKRPGGWPETRYEAKARRIGHEVWYFRYRRRGTETPAS, from the coding sequence ATGACTGCGCATAAATCCGGCGACCCCACGACCCTCAACCGCCTCTATGGCCGCCAATCGGGGCATAAGCTGCGCGCCGGGCAGCAGGAACTGGTCGACACGCTGCTCCCCGCCCTTGCCCTACCCGAAGAAGGGCCGATCACCGCCGCCGACACATTCGGATACGACCGACCGCTCCATTTCGAGATCGGCTTCGGCGGTGGCGAACATATGGCCTATCGCGCCGACATGCTCCCCGACCATGGCTTCATCGGCTGCGAGCCTTTCCTGAACGGCGTCGTCACCGCACTGGCCCATGTGCGCGACAAGGCGCTAGGCAATGTCCGCATTCATATGGGCGATGCGCTCGAAATTCTTGCCCGCATCCCCGACGGCTCCTTGAGCTTTGTTTATCTCCTCCATCCCGATCCCTGGCCCAAGGCACGCCATGCCAAGCGGCGGATGATGAACCCCGGCCCGGTCGCTATGATCGCGAAGAAACTCAAACCCGGCGGCGAGTTCCGCTTCGGCACCGATCATCCCGTCTATCTGCGTTGGGCGCTGATGGTCATGAACGGCCATCCCGATTTTGACTGGCTGGCCAGCGATCCGCAAGATTTCCTGAAGCGCCCCGGCGGCTGGCCCGAAACCCGGTACGAAGCGAAGGCCCGGCGCATAGGCCATGAAGTCTGGTACTTCCGCTATCGGCGGCGTGGGACTGAAACACCGGCATCCTGA